Proteins encoded within one genomic window of Cucumis sativus cultivar 9930 chromosome 3, Cucumber_9930_V3, whole genome shotgun sequence:
- the LOC101222540 gene encoding zinc finger protein 8 encodes MDKSTSERETHDFMNVESFSQLPFIRPAPKEKGIRLFGIEFGSRNAATVSASSIEESESGETIIACEDAKENNNDNNNGGESSRRFECHYCCRNFPTSQALGGHQNAHKRERQHAKRAHLQSNAAAMVHGIGPFSDAAHVYGLMNYQRLGATHINNYPSWNRNSPAATAAAAAATRFYGSSGGQYSSAATATPINGSPLAMWRISAVQNSNLPSSFGGRERSSIHPLPLFSGDDMMKGAGGGGGTAVSGGGSGGSHQTGRFVYEAKTADQVSLDLHL; translated from the coding sequence ATGGACAAGAGTACCAGTGAACGAGAGACTCATGATTTCATGAACGTCGAGTCTTTCTCTCAACTTCCCTTCATCCGTCCTGCACCGAAAGAAAAGGGCATTAGGCTTTTCGGGATAGAATTTGGAAGTCGAAACGCTGCTACCGTCTCTGCTTCTTCCATTGAGGAATCCGAATCGGGCGAAACTATTATTGCATGCGAAGATGCGAAAGAAAACAACAACGACAACAACAACGGTGGAGAAAGTAGCCGGAGATTTGAATGTCATTACTGTTGTAGAAATTTCCCTACTTCTCAAGCCTTAGGAGGACACCAAAATGCTCACAAAAGAGAGCGCCAACATGCAAAAAGGGCTCACCTTCAGTCTAATGCAGCCGCTATGGTTCATGGAATTGGACCCTTTTCAGATGCGGCTCATGTCTACGGCCTCATGAACTACCAACGCCTAGGCGCCACTCACATTAATAATTACCCTTCTTGGAATCGAAATTCGCCAGCAGCAACGGCTGCGGCTGCTGCTGCTACAAGATTTTACGGTAGCTCTGGTGGGCAGTATTCGTCGGCAGCAACCGCGACGCCTATAAACGGGAGCCCGTTGGCGATGTGGAGAATCTCGGCCGttcaaaatagtaatttaCCGTCTTCGTTTGGCGGTCGGGAGCGCTCGTCCATACACCCGTTGCCGTTGTTTTCCGGAGATGATATGATGAAAGGCGCCGGTGGTGGTGGTGGCACCGCCGTTAGTGGCGGTGGGTCCGGCGGGTCTCATCAGACCGGCCGGTTTGTTTACGAGGCAAAAACAGCGGACCAAGTGAGTTTGGATCTTCATctgtaa